From Pagrus major chromosome 6, Pma_NU_1.0, one genomic window encodes:
- the hp1bp3 gene encoding heterochromatin protein 1-binding protein 3 isoform X2, translating to MPIRRAAATPTQEKAPSAAAEKEPEASSEESPSADEEQAASSAATAEVEEAEATGETEPTENGEKAEGAAEEKGGEGADKKELKDGYKYEKSKSKKVKRTIPAWASVTASKKVPVTNFAGTQHRVDSILIEAIQDCNDRSGVSYQSVLKYIVKKYPGMEISKKKFLIKKAMKKHLEKGTIKQLKGKGLSGTFAIGKQPTSAKKAAQKSESLGDALPLIITRLCEPKEASYYVIKKYLEQHFPSLNIENRPEVLKSALVKAVERGQLEQITGKGARGTFQLKRTGNQILLKGGDLEDAITAAITAMNEPKTCSTTTLRRYLVDTNKDRKEYQLVANLRRTLTKCKVLGWMEQITGHGFTGTYQLSFPFYPSPTTLYPDKFKKLQNKTTAPPPKRKRAADSSDEEEEEEEEEEEESEDEAPSRRRKSQKRPPPKARRPPPAKKSRSASQSKARGRGRPSKKSPAKKAVSSAIMSARKKTTSKKESAQTPSKSTPVKRGAPAKKPKTPAVKKLTKRGSKRPVYRESSGEEGEEEEEEEEEFEDAKETIRGGSKRSKSAESSNEDEPAPKKPATKSRSRQAKPEESSGDEAVVKKETKSNKKSTRKSKRGKN from the exons ATGCCGATTCGCCGAGCAGCAGCGACTCCAACCCAGGAGAAGGCCCCCTccgctgcagcagagaaag AGCCTGAAGCCTCCTCGGAGGAGTCGCCCTCTGCTGACGAGGAGCAGGCTGCGTCTTCGGCCGCGACAGCCGAGGTCGAGGAGGCCGAGGCGACGGGTGAGACGGAACCCACAGAGAATGGAGAGAAGGCTGAAGGAGCCGcagaggagaagggaggagagggggcgGATAAGAAAGA GTTGAAGGATGGCTACAAGTACGAGAAGTCCAAATCCAAGAAGGTGAAAAGGACGATTCCCGCGTGGGCTAGCGTCACTGCCAGCAAAAAAGTCCCTGTTACCAACTTTGCAGGCACGCAGCACAGAGTGGATAGCATCCTCATCGAAGCTATTCAG GATTGTAACGACAGATCTGGAGTTTCATACCAGTCCGTCCTGAAATATATTGTGAAAAAATACCCGGGGATGGAGATTAGTAAGAAGAAGTTTCTCATAAAGAAAGCaatgaagaaacatttggagaAGGGCACCATCAAACAG CTGAAGGGTAAAGGCCTTTCAGGAACCTTCGCCATCGGAAAGCAGCCCACGTCGGCTAAG AAAGCTGCTCAGAAGTCTGAGTCTCTGGGAGATGCTCTTCCTCTCATCATCACTCGGCTCTGTGAGCCCAAAGAGGCGTCCTACTACGTGATCAAGAAATACCTTGAGCAGCACTTCCCCAGCCTCAACATCGAAAACAG GCCAGAAGTCCTGAAGTCAGCCCTGGTGAAGGCAGTGGAGAGAGGACAACTGGAACAAATCACCGGGAAAGGAGCCAGAGGGACTTTTCAG CTGAAGCGAACTGGTAACCAGATCCTGCTGAAGGGCGGCGACCTGGAGGACGCCATCACAGCCGCCATCACAGCCATGAATGAACCTAAAACGTGCAGCACCACAACTCTACGCAGATACCTAGTAGACACCAACAAGGATAGAAAGGAGTACCAGTTAG TGGCCAATCTGAGGAGGACCCTGACAAAGTGTAAAGTACTCGGCTGGATGGAGCAGATCACCGGTCACGGCTTCACAGGCACCTACCAGCTCTCGTTCCCTTTCTACCCAAG CCCTACCACCCTGTACCCAGACAAGTTCAAAAAGCTTCAGAACAAAACCACTGCGCCTCCACCCAAGCGGAAGCGGGCGGCCGACTCTTctgacgaggaagaggaggaagaagaggaggaggaggaggagtctgAAGATGAAGCACCATCGCGTAGGAG GAAATCTCAGAAGAGGCCTCCACCCAAAGCTAGGCGCCCTCCACCAGCCAAGAAGTCTCGGAGCGCTAGTCAGTCAAAAGCCAGAGGCAGGGGACGGCCCTCAAAGAAGTCTCCGGCCAAGAAAGCAGTGTCTTCAGCCATTATGTCGGCGAGGAAAAAGACAACCTCTAAGAAGGAATCCGCACAAACGCCATCTAAATCCACACCTGTCAAAAGAGGAGCTCCTGCAAAAAAGCCCAAAACGCCAGCAGTGAAAAAGCTGACCAAAAGAGGGTCCAAGCGACCTGTGTACAGAGAGTCGtcgggggaggagggggaggaggaggaggaggaggaggaggagtttgaAGACGCAAAGGAGACGATAAGGGGAGGGTCCAAGCGATCTAAGTCTGCAGAGTCATCCAATGAGGACGAGCCTGCACCTAAAAAGCCAGCGACCAAAAGTAGGTCCAGGCAGGCAAAACCTGAAGAGTCATCCGGTGATGAAGCGGTAGTCAAAAAGGAGACAAAGAGCAACAAGAAGTCCACTCGTAAGTCCAAGAGAGGGAAAAACTGA
- the hp1bp3 gene encoding heterochromatin protein 1-binding protein 3 isoform X1, whose amino-acid sequence MPIRRAAATPTQEKAPSAAAEKEPEASSEESPSADEEQAASSAATAEVEEAEATGETEPTENGEKAEGAAEEKGGEGADKKDDKCKDCAAGQCATHCYVLLLRLKDGYKYEKSKSKKVKRTIPAWASVTASKKVPVTNFAGTQHRVDSILIEAIQDCNDRSGVSYQSVLKYIVKKYPGMEISKKKFLIKKAMKKHLEKGTIKQLKGKGLSGTFAIGKQPTSAKKAAQKSESLGDALPLIITRLCEPKEASYYVIKKYLEQHFPSLNIENRPEVLKSALVKAVERGQLEQITGKGARGTFQLKRTGNQILLKGGDLEDAITAAITAMNEPKTCSTTTLRRYLVDTNKDRKEYQLVANLRRTLTKCKVLGWMEQITGHGFTGTYQLSFPFYPSPTTLYPDKFKKLQNKTTAPPPKRKRAADSSDEEEEEEEEEEEESEDEAPSRRRKSQKRPPPKARRPPPAKKSRSASQSKARGRGRPSKKSPAKKAVSSAIMSARKKTTSKKESAQTPSKSTPVKRGAPAKKPKTPAVKKLTKRGSKRPVYRESSGEEGEEEEEEEEEFEDAKETIRGGSKRSKSAESSNEDEPAPKKPATKSRSRQAKPEESSGDEAVVKKETKSNKKSTRKSKRGKN is encoded by the exons ATGCCGATTCGCCGAGCAGCAGCGACTCCAACCCAGGAGAAGGCCCCCTccgctgcagcagagaaag AGCCTGAAGCCTCCTCGGAGGAGTCGCCCTCTGCTGACGAGGAGCAGGCTGCGTCTTCGGCCGCGACAGCCGAGGTCGAGGAGGCCGAGGCGACGGGTGAGACGGAACCCACAGAGAATGGAGAGAAGGCTGAAGGAGCCGcagaggagaagggaggagagggggcgGATAAGAAAGA TGACAAATGCAAGGACTGCGCGGCTGGACAGTGTGCAACACACTGCTATGTTCTCCTACTAAG GTTGAAGGATGGCTACAAGTACGAGAAGTCCAAATCCAAGAAGGTGAAAAGGACGATTCCCGCGTGGGCTAGCGTCACTGCCAGCAAAAAAGTCCCTGTTACCAACTTTGCAGGCACGCAGCACAGAGTGGATAGCATCCTCATCGAAGCTATTCAG GATTGTAACGACAGATCTGGAGTTTCATACCAGTCCGTCCTGAAATATATTGTGAAAAAATACCCGGGGATGGAGATTAGTAAGAAGAAGTTTCTCATAAAGAAAGCaatgaagaaacatttggagaAGGGCACCATCAAACAG CTGAAGGGTAAAGGCCTTTCAGGAACCTTCGCCATCGGAAAGCAGCCCACGTCGGCTAAG AAAGCTGCTCAGAAGTCTGAGTCTCTGGGAGATGCTCTTCCTCTCATCATCACTCGGCTCTGTGAGCCCAAAGAGGCGTCCTACTACGTGATCAAGAAATACCTTGAGCAGCACTTCCCCAGCCTCAACATCGAAAACAG GCCAGAAGTCCTGAAGTCAGCCCTGGTGAAGGCAGTGGAGAGAGGACAACTGGAACAAATCACCGGGAAAGGAGCCAGAGGGACTTTTCAG CTGAAGCGAACTGGTAACCAGATCCTGCTGAAGGGCGGCGACCTGGAGGACGCCATCACAGCCGCCATCACAGCCATGAATGAACCTAAAACGTGCAGCACCACAACTCTACGCAGATACCTAGTAGACACCAACAAGGATAGAAAGGAGTACCAGTTAG TGGCCAATCTGAGGAGGACCCTGACAAAGTGTAAAGTACTCGGCTGGATGGAGCAGATCACCGGTCACGGCTTCACAGGCACCTACCAGCTCTCGTTCCCTTTCTACCCAAG CCCTACCACCCTGTACCCAGACAAGTTCAAAAAGCTTCAGAACAAAACCACTGCGCCTCCACCCAAGCGGAAGCGGGCGGCCGACTCTTctgacgaggaagaggaggaagaagaggaggaggaggaggagtctgAAGATGAAGCACCATCGCGTAGGAG GAAATCTCAGAAGAGGCCTCCACCCAAAGCTAGGCGCCCTCCACCAGCCAAGAAGTCTCGGAGCGCTAGTCAGTCAAAAGCCAGAGGCAGGGGACGGCCCTCAAAGAAGTCTCCGGCCAAGAAAGCAGTGTCTTCAGCCATTATGTCGGCGAGGAAAAAGACAACCTCTAAGAAGGAATCCGCACAAACGCCATCTAAATCCACACCTGTCAAAAGAGGAGCTCCTGCAAAAAAGCCCAAAACGCCAGCAGTGAAAAAGCTGACCAAAAGAGGGTCCAAGCGACCTGTGTACAGAGAGTCGtcgggggaggagggggaggaggaggaggaggaggaggaggagtttgaAGACGCAAAGGAGACGATAAGGGGAGGGTCCAAGCGATCTAAGTCTGCAGAGTCATCCAATGAGGACGAGCCTGCACCTAAAAAGCCAGCGACCAAAAGTAGGTCCAGGCAGGCAAAACCTGAAGAGTCATCCGGTGATGAAGCGGTAGTCAAAAAGGAGACAAAGAGCAACAAGAAGTCCACTCGTAAGTCCAAGAGAGGGAAAAACTGA